Proteins co-encoded in one Medicago truncatula cultivar Jemalong A17 chromosome 8, MtrunA17r5.0-ANR, whole genome shotgun sequence genomic window:
- the LOC11430889 gene encoding structural maintenance of chromosomes protein 4, which translates to MESQPESARGRPRLFIQEMVMRNFKSYAGEQRVGPFHKSFSAVVGPNGSGKSNVIDAMLFVFGKRAKQMRLNKVSELIHNSSNHQNLDSAGVSVHFQEIVDLEDGTYETVPGTDFVITRVAFRDNSSKYYINNRSSNFTEVTKKLKGKGVDLDNNRFLILQGEVEQISLMKPKSQGPHDEGFLEYLEDIIGTNKYVEKIDESYKQLESLNERRSGVVQMVKLSEKERDSLEDVKNEAEAYMLKELSLLKWQEKATTLAVDDTGGKMDELQVGVASLEENLKAERDKIQENKQILKELETKHNKYIQIQEELDNDMRKCKEEFKEFERQDVKFREDYKHMNQKIKKLEDKAEKDSSKIEALVKEGENSNDMIPKLEDNIPKLQKLLTDEEKVLEEITESSKVETEKFRSELAKFRSELEPWEKDLIEHKGKLEVASSEAKLLNEKHEGAREAFKGAQNQMKIITETIKSKTASISQIKSNIEKSKCEASEAHKAEEECIKKQDALIPLEQGARQKVAEMKSVLDSEKSQGSVLKAVMKAKETGQIEGIYGRMGDLGAIDAKFDVAISTACSGLDYIVVETTNAAQACVELLRRENLGVATFMILEKQVDLLPMMKKSVSTPEGVPRLFDLVKVRDERMKLAFFAALRNTVVAKDLDQASRIAYGGNNEFRRVVTLGGALFEKSGTMSGGGSTPKGGKMGTSIRATNVSGEAVASAESELSGLTDKLNKIRQRMMDAVKVYQEAEKKIAAWEMELAKSQKEVDSLNSQHSYIEKQLGSLEVASNPQENELDRLKELMKIISAEEREINRLTDGSKKLKEKVSELQKKIENAGGEKLKSQKLKVQKIQSDIDKASSEINRHKVQIETGQKMMKKLTKGIEESKKEKERLAEEREKLKGNFKEIEQKAFAVQKNYEKTEEMIKKHRDGLEEARSEYDKMKKAVDELRASEVDADFKLKDMKKAYKELEIKGKGYRKRLDELQTAISKHLEQIQVDLVDNEKLHATLTEEHLNAACDLKKACETVALLEAQLKEMNPNLDSIAEYRKKVALYNERVEELNAVTQERDDIKKQHDELRKRRLDEFMEGFNAISLKLKEMYQMITLGGDAELELVDSLDPFSEGVVFSVRPPKKSWKNIANLSGGEKTLSSLALVFALHHYKPTPLYVMDEIDAALDFKNVSIVGHYVKDRTKDAQFIIISLRNNMFELADRLVGIYKTDNCTKSITIDPCSFVVCQKGA; encoded by the exons ATGGAATCGCAACCTGAATCAGCTCGCGGACGACCTAGGCTCTTCATCCAAGAAATGGTGATGCGGAACTTTAAATCTTACGCCGGCGAACAACGCGTTGGTCCCTTTCATAAG AGTTTTTCGGCTGTGGTTGGACCGAATGGAAGTGGGAAGAGTAATGTTATTGATGCTATGTTGTTTGTGTTTGGAAAACGAGCCAAGCAG ATGAGATTGAATAAAGTTTCGGAGCTTATACATAATTCTAGCAATCATCAGAATTTGGATAGTGCTGGGGTTTCTGTTCATTTTCAGGAGATTGTTGATTTG GAAGATGGAACATACGAGACTGTTCCTGGAACTGACTTTGTGATTACAAGGGTTGCTTTTCGGGACAACTCCTCTAAGTATTACATTAATAACCGTTCAAGTAACTTCACTGAAGTTACCAAGAAATTGAAGGGAAAAGGTGTTGACCTTGACAATAATAGGTTTCTGATCCTTCAG GGCGAAGTTGAGCAGATTTCACTTATGAAACCAAAATCTCAAGGACCTCATGATGAAGGCTTTCTAGAATATTTGGAAGATATCATTGGGACCAACAAATATGTAGAAAAAATTGATGAGTCATATAAACA GTTAGAATCTCTAAATGAGAGAAGATCCGGTGTGGTGCAAATGGTCAAGCTATCTGAGAAAGAAAGAGACAGCTTGGAG GATGTGAAGAATGAAGCAGAAGCATACATGCTCAAAGAGTTATCTCTGTTGAAATGGCAAGAGAAGGCTACAACGCTAGCTGTTGATGATACAGGGGGAAAAATGGATGAGTTACAAGTGGGTGTTGCTAGCCTGGAAGAAAATCTTAAGGCAGAAAG GGATAAGATCCAAGAAAATAAACAGATTCTGAAAGAGCTTGAAACTAAGCACAACAAGTATATTCAAATACAAGAG GAGCTAGATAATGATATGAGGAAGTGTAAGGAAGAATTCAAGGAGTTTGAGAGGCAGGATGTCAAGTTTCGAGAAGATTATAAGCACATGAATCAGAAGATCAAGAAGCTGGAGGATAAAGCGGAAAAG GATTCATCAAAAATCGAAGCTCTTGTGAAAGAGGGTGAAAACTCAAATGATATGATACCAAAACTTGAGGATAATATCCCTAAACTGCAAAAGTTGTTGACCGATGAGGAGAAGGTCCTCGAAGAAATCACAGAGAGTTCTAAAG TTGAAACTGAGAAATTCCGCTCTGAGCTTGCTAAATTTCGTTCGGAGCTTGAACCTTGGGAAAAAGATTTGATCGAGCACAAGGGAAAGCTTGAGGTTGCATCTAGTGAGGCCAAGCTTCTAAATGAGAAG CATGAAGGTGCTCGTGAAGCCTTTAAAGGTGCTCAAAATCAGATGAAAATTATAACagaaacaattaaatcaaaaacTGCAAGCATTTCTCAAATTAAGAGTAATATAGAAAAGAGCAAGTGTGAAGCATCAGAAGCTCACAAAGCGGAAGAA GAATGTATCAAAAAACAAGATGCCCTGATTCCTCTTGAACAAGGTGCTAGACAGAAGGTTGCTGAAATGAAGTCTGTTTTGGATTCAGAGAAGAGCCAGGGATCAGTTCTAAAAGCAGTCATGAAAGCTAAGGAAACCGGACAAATAGAAGGAATATATGGACGGATGGGTGACCTAGGTGCCATTGATG CAAAGTTTGATGTTGCAATATCAACAGCATGTTCTGGGCTTGACTATATTGTCGTGGAAACAACAAATGCAGCACAAGCCTGTGTTGAGTTGCTTCGTAGAGAGAATCTTGGCGTTGCTACTTTCATGATATTG gaGAAGCAAGTTGATCTTCTTCCAATGATGAAAAAGAGTGTAAGCACTCCAGAGGGGGTTCCCCGTCTTTTTGATTTAGTAAAGGTTCGAGATGAAAGAATGAAACTTGCTTTCTTTGCAGCACTTCGAAACACAGTTGTTGCTAAGGATCTTGACCAG GCTTCACGGATAGCATATGGTGGAAACAATGAGTTTCGGCGAGTTGTTACTCTTGGTGGTGCACTTTTTGAAAAATCTGGAACAATGAGTGGTGGGGGAAGTACGCCCAAAGGTGGGAAGATGGGCACATCGATTCGAGCTACAAATGTGTCTGGAGAAGCCGTTGCAAGTGCTGAGAGTGAATTGTCTGGATTGACcgataaattgaataaaattcgGCAAAGAATGATGGATGCTGTGAAAGTATACCAGGAAgcggaaaaaaaaattgctgcTTGGGAAATGGAGCTGGCTAAAAGCCAGAAGGAG GTTGACAGTTTGAATTCACAGCATAGTTATATTGAAAAACAACTTGGTTCCCTTGAAGTTGCATCAAATCCACAAGAGAACGAGCTTGATCGGTTGAAAGAGCTGATGAAGATTATTTCTGCAGAAGAAAGAGAGATTAATAGACTTACTGACGGATCTAAAAAACTGAAGGAAAAG GTTTCGGAGCTTCAGAAGAAAATAGAGAATGCTGGAggtgaaaaattaaaatctcaGAAGTTGAAGGTCCAGAAAATTCAGTCT GATATTGACAAGGCCAGCTCAGAGATCAACCGTCATAAGGTCCAAATAGAGACGGGCcaaaagatgatgaagaagttgacTAAGGGAATAGAGGAGtcaaagaaggaaaaagaacGGTTAGCCGAGGAGAGGGAAAAGTTAAAAGGAAACTTCAAAGAAATAGAGCAGAAAGCATTTGCTGTTCAAAAGAATTATGAGAAAACAGAAGAG ATGATTAAGAAACATCGGGATGGCTTGGAGGAAGCAAGATCTGAGTATGATAAGATGAAAAAAGCAGTGGACGAATTGCGTGCATCTGAG GTTGATgctgattttaaattaaaagacaTGAAGAAAGCATACAAAGAATTAGAAATAAAGGGGAAAGGTTACAGGAAAAGACTAGATGAGTTGCAAACTGCTATTTCCAAGCATCTTGAGCA AATTCAGGTAGATTTAGTGGATAATGAAAAGCTACATGCTACATTGACTGAAGAACATCTCAATGCTGCTTGTGACCTGAAAAAGGCCTGTGAAACGGTAGCATTGCTTGAAGCTCAACTGAAAGAGATGAATCCAAATCTTGATTCAATTGCAGA GTATCGCAAGAAGGTAGCATTGTACAATGAGCGAGTTGAAGAACTTAATGCAGTCACTCAGGAGCGAGATGATATAAAGAAGCAACATGATGAATTGAGAAAGAGGAG ATTGGATGAGTTTATGGAAGGATTTAATGCCATATCATTAAAGTTAAAGGAAATGTACCAG ATGATTACCCTTGGAGGTGATGCAGAACTCGAGCTTGTGGATTCTTTAGATCCTTTCTCTGAAGGCGTTGTATTTAGTGTTAGACCACCAAAGAAAAGCTGGAAAAATATTGCTAACTTATCGGGTGGTGAAAAG acTCTTAGCTCATTGGCTCTTGTATTTGCTCTTCATCATTACAAGCCTACGCCGCTTTATGTAATGGATGAAATTGATGCCGCTTTGG ACTTCAAGAATGTATCTATCGTCGGGCATTATGTGAAAGACAGGACTAAGGATGCTCAATTCATAATCATTAG TCTAAGGAACAATATGTTTGAATTGGCTGACCGACTTGTTGGTATTTATAAAACTGATAATTGCACAAAGAGCATCACTATTGATCCGTGCAGTTTTGTCGTTTGCCAGAAGGGTGCATGA
- the LOC11441533 gene encoding plant intracellular Ras-group-related LRR protein 4, translated as MDLSSPSSPSLSRSTEDAVEEIMKTHRSLPARPRTEEVEAALTVVENADKEESSGLEVFSSSSSSRKSKGSSSMSEELLTILQEMRKSIVSFECKEKKRDALKLLELEKVHVLFDDFILKASNCISSSNKSRDAASSSSSKNFVSSSSLFDKEGVEIKEKKGSKLALFTKDDSYLVNNKAMSTFKFNTDAYAIGHKLSSKPSIVDNSSMKHASTSGEDNGGENKLSLIKLANLIEISAKKGTCELNLQNKLKDQVDWLPDSLGKLSTLLTLDLSQNRIITLPFTIGNLSSLTYLDLHSNQITQLPDSIENLINLTHLNVSANMLSSLPHSLSKLARLEKLNLNSNQLSLLPDSIGSLVNLKILNIETNDIEEIPHSIGHCCSLKELCADYNRLKALPEAVGQIRSLEILSVRYNNIKQLPTTMSNLINLKELDVSFNELEFVPESLCFATKIVKMNVGNNFADMRSLPRSIGNLEMLEELDISNNQIHALPYSFRMLTRLQVLRVEENPLEVPPRHVVEKGAQAVVHYMAELVEKGDVKSQPLIKQKKSWTDQICFFSKSNTRKRGGVDYIKA; from the exons atggatTTATCATCACCGTCGTCGCCATCATTATCACGATCAACAGAAGATGCAGTAGAAGAAATAATGAAAACTCACAGATCATTACCGGCAAGGCCAAGAACAGAAGAAGTTGAAGCAGCCCTAACGGTGGTTGAAAACGCAGACAAAGAAGAATCGTCGGGACTAGAAgtattttcttcatcatcatcgtcTAGAAAATCCAAAGGTTCTTCTTCCATGTCGGAAGAGCTTTTAACAATTTTACAAGAGATGCGGAAAAGTATTGTGTCTTTCGAATgcaaagagaaaaagagagatgCTCTTAAACTCTTAGAACTCGAAAAAGTTCATGTTCTGTTTGATGATTTCATTCTCAAAGCTTCTAATTGCATTTCGAGTTCTAATAAGTCCCGTGAtgctgcttcttcttcttcttccaagaattttgtttcttcttcgAGTTTATTCGATAAAGAAGGTGTCGAGATTAAGGAGAAGAAGGGTTCAAAgttagcattatttactaaggATGACAGTTATTTGGTGAATAATAAGGCTATGTCTACATTCAAGTTTAATACTGATGCTTATGCAATTGGACACAAGTTATCATCCAAACCAAGTATAGTGGATAACTCCTCGATGAAACATGCATCCACTTCAG gtgAAGATAATGGTGGTGAAAACAAGTTGAGTTTGATAAAACTAGCCAACTTAATTGAAATTTCTGCAAAGAAAGGCACATGTGAGCTGaacctacaaaacaaattaaaggaCCAAGTTGATTGGTTACCTGATTCATTAGGGAAGTTATCAACTTTACTCACTTTGGATTTGTCCCAAAACCGGATCATAACCTTGCCTTTCACAATAGGCAACCTTTCATCTTTAACCTATTTGGATTTACATTCAAATCAAATCACACAGCTACCAGATTCTATTGAAAATCTCATTAACTTGACTCACTTAAATGTTAGTGCAAACATGCTATCATCTCTACCACATTCTCTTTCCAAATTGGCGCGACTcgaaaaacttaatttaaactcaAATCAATTATCCTTGCTTCCCGATTCAATCGGGTCACTTGTTAACTTAAAGATTTTGAATATCGAAACAAATGACATAGAAGAAATTCCACACTCAATCGGTCATTGTTGTTCCCTTAAAGAGCTTTGTGCCGATTACAATCGGCTCAAAGCTTTGCCTGAAGCAGTAGGACAAATTCGGAGCCTTGAGATTCTCTCTGTGAGgtacaacaacattaaacaaTTGCCTACGACAATGTCGAATTTGATTAACCTTAAGGAACTTGATGTGAGTTTTAATGAGCTGGAGTTTGTTCCTGAAAGTTTGTGTTTTGCTACTAAGATTGTTAAGATGAATGTTGGGAACAATTTTGCTGATATGAGATCATTGCCAAGGTCTATTGGGAACCTTGAAATGCTTGAGGAATTGGATATTAGTAATAATCAAATACATGCTCTTCCCTATTCTTTTAGAATGCTCACTAGACTTCAAGTATTGAGAGTGGAAGAAAATCCTCTTGAAGTTCCTCCAAGACATGTAGTTGAAAAGGGAGCACag GCAGTTGTGCATTACATGGCTGAGCTTGTGGAGAAGGGGGATGTTAAATCACAGCCACTGATCAAGCAGAAAAAGAGTTGGACTGATCAGATATGCTTCTTTTCAAAGTCTAACACAAGAAAGCGTGGTGGGGTTGATTATATTAAGGCTTGA